From a region of the Schistocerca nitens isolate TAMUIC-IGC-003100 chromosome 8, iqSchNite1.1, whole genome shotgun sequence genome:
- the LOC126199398 gene encoding translation initiation factor IF-2-like, translating into MFRGPRKLGAAPEVLALPWCSHGRPRPPRPPQEQRQEGADHEWNAKRGSGPRQLPRPQMMDEPGADVRGSNREGPKPQEQHVAGADRERNVRHRTGLRHLPQMATKSGADGRGSAGNGTTHYTQRQAGADASEEPSAVLTASAAPAPAASEAVPTPEAPAPPPQLLVADPGTASAEASAGPRPANSRRGGHRPVGTQRSAPSVQQPQVDSHSEAATPPPSSDGTAPAASTADLANLVAQLTAW; encoded by the exons ATGTTTCGTGGTCCGCGCAAgcttggcgctgctcctgaggtgttggcacttccctggtgctcccacgggcGTCCGCGCCCACCTCGTccacctcaggagcagcgccaagAGGGCGCGGACCATGAATGGAACGCCAAACGCGGGTCAGGCCCaagacagctgccacgaccacagatgatggacgagccgggcgcggacgtccgtgggagcaacagggaggggccaaaacctcaggagcagcacgtggcgggcgcggaccgcgaacggaacgtcCGTCACAGGACGGGCCTGAGACatctgccacagatggcgaccaagtcgggcgcggacggccgagggaGCGCCGGGAATGGGACAACACATTACacgcagcgccaggcgggcgcggatg CGTCAGAGGAGCCCTCTGCCGTCCTGACTGCGTCGGCCGCTCCTGCTCCCgccgcatccgaggccgtgccgACACCTGAGGCTCCTGCGCCTCCACCACAGCTGCTAGTGGCGGACCCGGGTACTGCCTCTGCCGAGGCGTCGGCCGGACCGCGCCCCGCCAACAGCCGGCGCGGGGGTCACCGCCCCGTGGGTACCCAGCGCTCGGCACCATCGGTCCAGCAGCCCCAGGTGGACTCTCACAGCGAAGCAGCCACGCCTCCCCCTTCCAGCGACGGGACCGCGCCGGCTGCCTCCACCGCTGACCTGGCCAACCTCGTAGCGCAGCTCACTGCCTGGTGA